The following nucleotide sequence is from Apium graveolens cultivar Ventura chromosome 4, ASM990537v1, whole genome shotgun sequence.
TGATGAAGAAGTGTTGTTTCTGTATAAATGATTTGGAGTTCGAATTCAGTGATGAAAGGTTGAAGTCTCACTTGGTTTGAAAAACAATGTCCATGACTGTATGGTAAATAagagtaatggcaaacaacatCTGTGATGAACAAGAGTTGTCAAATGTTTTCGGAGGTCTTAGCCTACCTCTTCTTTACTCTTAGTTACCATAAAAtctgttgacggaggaatttgggaacaacaaaacttgaggttagtagccggaaacaagatctgtgatgacGGTTCTTTATCGGAAACGTGAGCAGTAgtcggtggatccgatgaacagtattcgtcggaaaagatgaacagtatttggtggtggtgattattgggggctgagattgcttagggttagtggtggctcctttgcgctctcgcttctgaccctttacaatgtgcctacgtacccctatttataggggatcaagcccacgtagttcttgggaaacaagaaacctaatgggcttagatttcttatcccgaggcccaatgggaaacccactggaaaccgtcttctactagctttaggaatgtccgccgatgaggcccaaccacaaaggcccaaggctcgttcgcggcttcgagacttcacggatgaggcatctccctggccaaggataaccctccgctaccagctgtttctctagtccgtggacgcaggtatagccgtggttcaccccaaatgttggatgcatccttgtcccccgataaggagcccctaccagattgcaggacaagtgatcccaagcttttgggtgcaaagtgcaggatactccaaagtctcccaacgaggacacccgttgactacagagacagagctcccaaagcacacaccagatttcaccccacattcccaatgaggacacccattgactacaggaggaggccttcagtccaggcatacccctggaggtctctgaccacggacaccgcctttcctgtagatatgctacaggaaggagttcttcaaaagagtacctgcatcaaataggttagtaataataatctccctCTTCCGAGAATCATCCAAAGAACTCATCCAAGTAACCATGTTGAAGTCCCATCCAAGCTATTTCTCACTTATGGCGCGCCCTAATACCTTAGGGGATAGCTTTAAGAATCAGTTGAACTCCTTTTTTCATATATTAATAGTGCGCGCCTCCTTCACCAACGAGGGCGCGCCTTGATTATGTAAGGCGCCAGCATTACTCTTTTCGTATGCATAAGGGCGCGCCTCCCCATACCTGTAGGGCGCGCCTTCTTCCTTTATAGTAAAATAGATGCCTTATcttttccttaattttaggcaCCGACATCCCATTTCTGACCAATTGACCCGGTTTTGACCCGAATAAAGTTtataccaaattttgggcataacaactacccccaaattccatatgtcatttaaaatgggattggaattttcaACCCCCCTAGCAAACTTGAAAAATTTGTATGAGCATCTACAAAATTGAGGGTATGCCCTTACGAACTTATTCATTCCTCTTtcttcatcctgctctatttcttTTTTGAACTTGACAGGGCGCACCCCAGATAAAGGCGCGCTTCATAAATCTAGACAACAGCTTCACACCACACAACGTAACATCTTTCACTCTCTACCGCTTCTCTTCTTAGTGACTTTAACCTTTGGTTTGACTAGGGAGGTTTACCACTTATGCACCACATCTCTAAACTTACATGAGCTAACTCGGCGTAAGAAACAAGAGAAATCGTACAAAAGAGTGCACCTTGCGTACCTTGGAAAAGAATAATCCATTTAACAAAGGTTTGAGGGTTCCTTCTAACTTTTTCATCCTAATATTGGTTTCCTATAGGCGTGCCTTAAACAGAAAGGGTCATCATTAGAGGGCGCTCTCTAAGGGAAGGCATAACCAGAATAAAAGACCAGTTCTTTGATcttcaaataataaataatcTTTGATGAAGGAGGACGTGTTTTGTTGGTGAAAGTGATCCTTTCATGAACAACACAATACCATTCCATGTTTGATTTCTTTCTCCTTGTCAAATCATAACTCTAAATCGTTGATCTCGTCTTTTCCACAAATAGTGTGATTCATTTTAACTCAAAGTCAAAACCTTTATGATCTTCTATAATCATATACTTttagagggcgcgtcctctttaCGAGGAGCGTTTTGCTCAAAAAAGGtgttcatccttggagggcgcgtcctttATATAAGGCGCGTCTACCTTGATAAAGgtaatcatccttggagggagctTCCTCTGTAAGAGGCGCGTCTACCTTGATAAAGGTAATCATCCTTGGAGTGAGCTTCCTCTATAAGAGGCGCGTCTACCTCGATAAGGGTATTCATTCTTGGAGGGCGCGTCTTCTGGAAGAGacgcatctacctcgacaagggaaatcatcttGTCGAGGGCACGTCCTCTGtcagaggagcatctacctcgacaaggctATTCATTCGTGGAGGGagcgtcctctgtcagagacgcatctaCCTTGACAAGGGAAATCGTCTTgtcgagggcgcgtcctctgtcagaaacgcatccacctcgacaagggaacttggagggcgcgtcctctgtaagaggagcatctacctcgataAAGAAAATCATCTTGTCGAGGGCGCGTCCACTATaacaggagcatctacctcgacaagggaaatcatccttggagggcgcgtccacTATAACAGgagcatccacctcgacaagggaaatcatccttggagggcgcgtccactgtaacaggagcatctacctcgacaagggaaatcatccttggagggcgcgtccactgtaacaggagcatctacctcgacaagggaaatcatcttgtcgagggcgcgtccactgtaacaggagcatctacctcgacaagggtcttCTACAGAATCTTCATGTAATTAAACCAAATCAAAGATCAATATTCTTAGAAGGCTTCTATCTTCTACAAAGCTCAAGGGATGCCGAAACCATCTCATGTAGAAACATCTCTTGGGCATCTCACGAAGTGTCATCCAATAAAGGGCATCTCACTCTCAATATTTCTCTGAGGGCGCGCCTTAAAGAAAGGGCGCGTCTTGAAAGACAAGAAATTAGTTTCAGTCGAGCCATTCTTCAAGTACTGACTATGACTCATCTGATCATCAAGACATCTTCATTGAAAACTTTCATAGACTTTTCTTCTGAGGGCGCACCCTGAGAAGGCAATTTTCCACTGAATGTCTCACACGCAGAGGGCGCGCCTTAATAGATTGTGATACTGTGCTTCGCAAATCATGAGATTTTTCCCAGATAAGGTTTCCTACCTGCAAGAAATACAATTAATATGGAACTTTAAATGTTACCTGGAAGACGCGTCCTAGAGGGACGGACGTGTCCAATCAGCGAACTCTCCTGAAATATGTTGGAAGTCTCCTGGGCCTCGGATGTCTTCATCAAGGCGCGTTCTAAGTGTTTGTGGGGGTCTCCTCCGTGCTAAATCTCTTTCACAATATTCTTCCTGCacaagtcccaaaaataattaaCGGAAAACATAACAAAACTAGTCGAGTGTTACCTCGAGGAATCGTCTTAACGACAATGACTAGCTCATGGTAGTAATGCCTTCTTCTTGAAGTGTTCTCCTCCCGATCCTCCTCAGATTTGCTCCTGGTTAAGTCCTCTGAACTGAATAGTGTTCTCAAATATTCTAAATCAAATAGGattcttcattcttcttgttggaataggattctccaatctCTTTAATGGAATAAGATTCTTCAATTTTCTAATTAGAATAggattcttcaatcttctaattAGAATAGGATACTCCAATCTTCTAATTAGAATAAGATACTCCAATCTTCTAATTAGAATAGGATACTCCAATTTTCAATACCAAAGAGGTTTCTCCTaatcttctaaaccaaataggattctcccaatcttctaaaccaaataggATTTTTTGGAAAAATTCGCAGCTACTGTTTTCCTCTGTTTTCGGACTGCTCAACTTTTATTCTCGTAATCATATCATCTCCGAATTAACTGGAATTCAATAAGCTTCGCGTAGACTGTAAGATCGTTCAAATCTGACTTACGGAACTCGAGATATGGCCCAAACAGTGTAAGCAAATCGCTTAATCCATCAAATCCGAATTTTCCATCCAACTTCGCTCCTTCGTGGCTATGGCTGCAAACTTCAACCTCCATGGCTGGATATCATCATCCATGGATCTCCCTCGTGGCCGCGGATACTATACTCAAATCTCCTTCGACCCCCCTGCCGAAAACAGTTATTCACGGATCTCCTTCGTGGCCATTGTATGCAACTCCTCCGTGGCTATCCTTCAATTCTTGCGTCAAAGAACCTTCATCGTGATGAGACATCTCTTCCTCCTGAGATTTTgatcttgattagcccctccttctagcgccaatttgttgacggaggaatttgggaacaacaaaacttgaggttagtagccggaaacaagatctgtgatggcggttCTTTATCGGAAACGTGAGCAGTAgtcggtggatccgatgaacagtattcgtcggaaaagatgaacagtattcgtcggaaaagatgaacagtatttggtggtggtgattattgggggctgagattgcttagggttagtggtggctcctttgcgctctcgcttctgaccctttacaatgtgcctacgtacccctatttataggggatcaagcccacgtagttcttgggaaacaagaaacctaatgggcttagatttcttatcccgaggcccaatgggaaacccactggaaaccgtcttctactagctttaggaatgtccgccgatgaggcccaaccacaaaggcccaaggctcgttcgcggcttcgagacttcacggatgaggcatctccctggccaaggataaccctccgctaccagctgtttctttagtccgtggacgcaggtatagccgtggttcaccccaaatgttggatgcatccttgtcccccgataaggagcccctaccagattgcaggacaagtgatcccaagcttttgggtgcaaagtgcaggatactccaaagtctcccaacgaggacacccgttgactacagagacagagctcccaaagcacacaccagatttcaccccacattcccaatgaggacacccattgactacaggaggaggccttcagtccaggcatacccctggaggtctctgaccacggacaccgcctttcctgtagatatgctacaggaaagagttcttcaaaagagtacctgcatcaaataggttagtaataataatctccctCTTCCGAGAATCATCCAAAGAACCCATCCAAGTAACCATGTTGAAGTCCCATCCAAGCTATTTctcacttagggcgcgccctaataCCTTAGGGGATAGCTTTAAGAATCAGTTGAACTCCTTTTTTCATATATTAATAGTGCGCGCCTCCTTCACCAACGAGGGCGCGCCTTGATTATGTAAGGCGCCAGCATTACTCTTTTCGTATGCATAAGGGCGCGCCTCCCCATACCTGTAGGGCGCGCCTTCTTCCTTTATAGTAAAATAGACGCCTTATCTTTTCCTTAATTTTCGGCACCGACATCCCAATTCTGACCAATTGACCCGGTTTTGACCCGAATAAAGTTtataccaaattttgggcataacaaaATCATAGACTCTGCTCTTCATAACTACCTTGGCGAAAGTGAAACCTTATCCTTTAACTTTACCTTCAATGACTTTGAACACCAAAACTTCGTCACTGAACACAAACAAAAGTATTTGCATCATCTCCAAATAGTGTCATCAGAGACTAAAGCATTGGTGGAGGAATCCATTTTTGCTGGACAAGTGGTGTGATGCAGTTCAGACATTCCAAAACTGGCGACCCCTCGCATATATGTGATTCCTGAATACTGCAGTTCACCTATATTTGGAGCTCGAAGTCACATCCCTGGGCATCTTCCATTTAACCATAGTATCTAGATCAGGTGGGCTGGAGGACGACTATTAGAGCCTTAGTTTCTCAGAGCATTTATGGCGAGGGGAGAAAATTCACTCTTTCATTCTTCCATGACGTGATTCAAGTTCTGGGGATCTTTGGTGGGCTCTAGTTCGGTTTTCCTTTGTTGTTAAGTAGGGAAGCTAGTTCTGTTGGGATTAGAAGGCTGTTAGAAAGTTGTTTATAACAAAGTTAAGGACTTGAATTTTCCCTGTGAAGCTATTGGGATGAGGTGTGGGCTCTATAGCTACTTGGCTACCCTGAGGAGGCTTTTGGTTGCTACTAATTACCTCTAAACCGGGCAGCTAAATTTTGCCTACAGCACATTTTGTGGTAATTATTAAACCTCTTTATTTTCTACAAACCTCCGCGTCGTAAAGAGGGACACCCCTCCCTGTCGTAACTCAAAGCATGGTAATTATAAACCTGAACCAAAGTGTCTTTGACTCTCCGTGGGACACTTAAAAAATCTCAtcttttaaaaaaaacaaaataagatACTTGATATGAACTCATAGTGAGATCCAACTCAAAGAAATTCAACCTCTTATCCACCTTCCCGTCAAGTTTTAAACAACTCTTAAGCGTGAGTTAATTTCACTTCAGCTCTGGGGTATAAGTtataaccaaaattcacactcGCTCCCCTCTTTGTGACCAAAATTCGAGGATGTTATTTCATAATTTGCCGTTCACTTCAATTTTGAGTTTTAATATCTTACGAAGTATATCATTTAAATACTCAAACAGGTATTCTTTTTGTGGAACAAATAAAGTAGTTATGTTTGTGCCTGATTGTTGTCTTACTACCTTTATCTTGTGACATTTGTGAACTATTACATGTAAACAACCTACCAATTTAGAGGTACCTGTGATGGCTATTAATTTGTAATGTATATATACATTACTTTCTACTTCTATCGCTAGCAGTTACATCGATGAAATGCATGtgatatttaatatttaattgtTCACTGGATCAGCTTGCTGTAAATAAAGCAATATTAGAGGCaagtgaagatgatgaagatgatggCACTTCAACACAAGAATCTGAACGCCCACGCTCACGTAATCGACCAAAACGAGAAGCAGAGGTCCCTTCTAAGTGAACATTGTGAGTTGTTTACAAAACCTGCTAATATGTGAGAATATAAGCCAAAGTAGAGAATATTTGCAGAGCACCTGTATTACCACAAGTTTCACTATTGTTCTTACTAAAGAATCATTTATATATCATTACTTGTAATTAGCATTTAAATGTTTATGCTATTTGATGTGCTATGACTTTACAGGAGACCCCGGTATTAGTAAGAGTAAGTAATTATTATGATAATTTTGTTGCCAAATTCCAACCACCCATTCCTGTAATTGAAGCTTTGCCGTTTGAAAAACGCTGTTACAGCAAAATCTTCAGACGCTGCTCCATGAAATTTGTTATGGATACTGTATTTGCAAAAGAATGTATCTGATGATTACTATTATGCCCTTACtcttaaattagatttaattatatCTCAAAGAAAAAAGTTTTGATATTATCTTTTTTTTTATAAGTTCTATATACTCGCAGATAAATTTTATCCAATAAAATAACTGGACTAATAAATTTATTACATTCAAAAAGGTATATTTTCTAATTTTCGGTCTTTAGAAATCAATCATCAGTCCATCAATGAtcaatattatttatataaaggAGAAGATGGGGGCGTCTGTCAAATTGTTTCAAtctattttttgtaatttttcaaaaattttatattattaaatagaaaaaatatttcattaattattaactaatacataatataattttatgataatttgtgAATAATGAGAGAGTAATTCATTGACATACAATGTTTAAGGAGAAgatgatttttcaattttttaaatttattgtatttatttattatgCATAATTTCGAAATAATCAAGATTATATTAGAAAACAAAAAGAAGACGATAAATTATTTTAGAAGGCCGCTCCAAATAGGTAAACtagtttaaaaaataaactttAACAATTCGAAAAGACCACCCACGAACAGCATTTTCAATCTAGATGTTAAAAAAGTTTATTTAGAGACGTGGTATTTAATttgtattttaaaaaatttatcaaaatGCAGTAGTAAATTAAACCTAATATTATcgctgaaaaatgaaatttgtAGCAGCAGCATATCAAAAATAAATTGGGCTTTAGGATCAGCAAAAACAAGAGGCTTGTGAGTCCACAATCAGCATATGAATGGGCTTTCGGGTCAACAAACCAactatatttcaaaaaaaaaagcaGCAGCAGCAACCCATTTGCCCTAATTAGACACACTAAAACCCTTTCCTTATTTATTCCCTCTGCCTCTTTTCAAGAAACATACATACATTAGGGTTTAAGCAAAACCTATACACACCAAACAAACAAACATGAACACTTCAACACCAAACGGCGTCGTTGGGAACCGCAATGGGGGCAGGCCTGTTGTTGACAAAGAAGTTGATTTTGCAAACTATTTCTGCACCTACGCCTTTCTTTATCACCAAAAAGAGATGCTTTCTGACCGTGTTAGAATGGATGCTTATTACAATTCCATCTTCAAAAACAAACCCCATTTTCTTAATAAGGTATCAAAATCTAATCTTTATGAATAAATCTACATTCTTTATGTTCTTAAATACTGTATGTTTGGTTTACTGTCTGTTTCTAACTAAATATAGAGATAGTGATAGCCCTTCTAGTTTTCGAATTATGGGGCTTTAGTCAAAATCGGTTATATGATGCATTTTGTTTATGTTATGGATTACAAATTATTGTTGTGGAACAAATGTTAGTTGTAAGGTATAATAATTCAATTTTTATTTTCTAAAGCTACATTCTTTATGTGTTTGTTGTTATATTTGTTTGGTTTAGAACTAAATAAAGGGTTAGTGATTAGCCCTCAAGTTTACGAATTAAGGGGCCTTAGGTCTAAATCACTTTACGGGGCCTTAACATGTTTATGTATGATGCATTTTCTATGtaaaggattagaaaaatttgtTGAGTGGAATAAATGGTTATTTGTTCATGCTAAGTTGTGTATAAAGCTACATTCTTTACGTATATGTTATTATGGTGTCAAATATTGGTCTACAATCTGATTTGTTATTAGGAACTTAAGGCAAGGTAAGGAGTAGAAGTTTAGTACTGTCGTGTTCATTTGTACATATATAACTATACAAGGGGTTCCTTATTTTAATTGCTATGCACTAAATGTATACGAAGTTTTTTTTATTCCACTTGTTAAAAATTAAGGCAGCTGTTTGTTTCTAGTTTAGTTTGAAGCCTGGTCTGTTTTGagatttcaaatattttttaatcTATAGAGAATAGGTGTGTAGTGTCGTAGATTTGGTATGTCTTATGTGCAGCAGAGAAGCCGTAAGTTAACATTATTATACCCATCCCACCTCTGGGTACAGAAACTGTATATCATCTAATTATATAATAATAGGAACCCGATTGATGGGTAGAGTTGCAGTTTTGATGGCATGTGTATACTATGTTTAGACTAGGGACATGCATTAATTGAAAGTACTATTAACTGTTAAAAGTGGAACTAAGTTGGTGAAACTATGGCAAAGGTTGTGTTGGATGTAGGCACGGGGAGTGGCATTTTGGCAATATGGTCAGCTCAAGCTGGTGCTAAGAAGGTCTATGCGGTAGAAGCTACTAAGATGGCAGATCATGCCCGCGAACTCGTCAGAGCAAATAATCTGGAGGGTATTGTTGAAGTGATTGAGGGATCGATAGAAGATGTTGTACTACCAGAAAAAGGTTACTTTTTTTCACTTGTAGTGTTATTTGAGTTTAGTAAATTACTTTGCTTTATACAAATTCTCTTGGATTCGTGAATTTAACAGAATGAGTTGTCTGGTGGGCAGTTGATGTAATAATTTCCGAGTGGATGGGATACTTTCTCCTTCGTGAATCTATGTTTGATTCTGTTATCTGTGCTCGTGACCGCTGGCTAAAACCAACAGGAGTCATGTAAGTACATCTTCTAATTTGATACACTATTTTCACAAATTTTCTGTTTGACATTTGAGGATCCTCTATCCTTGTATTATGTATCCAGTTCTTTTACTGAGATGGAAGGCCTCAACTTTTCCAAGTGCTCTCGTGTTGGTTTCCGCCTATTGAACATACCAGATTCCTTGTCCTACCCTGTTTCTTGCTTCCCTTAATCAGACCCTGAATTTAAATAGAACTAGGTTAAAGAAACGTATAGACGGTAAAAGAGCCAATATTTATGTAAGGACTTCATATCCTAATTACTAAAAATAGCAGAGGGGCTCTAATAGTTAGCTGCACTATATAGTATATACAGATGAACACTTTCAATTGAGCTTTGTTTAGATCTTCACCATAAGCAACAGGGTTCCTGCTCTAGTAGCCAAATGCAGGCAACTCCGCTAAGTATCTAGGGGTATGTGGATAATGATTAATGTCATTTGTTTGTTTCTGTATGGTAGTGAGTTGAAATAGCTACTTTTAGTATGGCAGGTACCCAAGTCATGCACGCATGTGGTTGGCGCCTATTAGATCTGGCTTAGGAGATCATAAAATGAGTGATTATGAAGGATCTATGGATGATTGGCAGTACTTCGTCAAAAATACCAAAAATCATTATGGAGTTGATATGAGTGTTCTTACTAAGCCTTTTTCTGAGGAGCAGAAAAAGTACTATTTGCAGGTTGGTACTTTATTTGAGGATATCTTAAACTTGGGTATTTTCAGAGCTAAATCACATTATAGATTGTAATTTACTCATTTGCTGCTAGGATATAAAGCTTTCAGATGATCAACGTGTTGTGTATTTTCTGACATTTAAACTGGGATTTATTGTAAACAATTGGTCTCTTCGTGCTTGTAAGACctaagagcaactccaacaagTTAGCTATTTAAGATCCTAAACTAAAATTTAAGGAATCTTGTATAAAAAGAGCTCCAACAGCATCCTAGTGTTTCCTTAAAAAGTTAGCATCCTAGTGTTTCCTTAAAGAGCTCCACTCATGCCTTATTTATAAGTAACCATTTGTGATTCCTTACCTtcattttaataataaaaaattcatTTCTCTCTCCTCCATTTCAAATGCATAACTagagtttaaatataataataaaatattactaGGATACACTTCTAAGGAATGTTGTTGGAGTTGACATACAATTAAATATCCTAAAACACTAGGAttcatttttataataatatttttaaggaAAGTATTAGGACTCTATTGGAGTTGCTCTAAGAAATCGCAACTTCTATAGATTATGTTTTATAGTATATTGTACCAGGATGACGTGTTTATGTATATTATCTCCGAGTTGAGAGGTACTAGTCCAAAATCTGGCCACAATTTAAGGACTTAAAAATTGTCAAAGTCTTCTACTACTACACTGATAGTTTTCCACTCTCTGCTTGTTTGTACTAATTTACATGGATATATTATATGATATTCACTCTCTGTCTGAACATTTATACATTTTTTTTCTGCTGAATATTGTAGACATCCTTATGGAACAATCTTCATCCAAATCAAGTTATCGGAACTCCAGCAGTAATAAAGGAGATTGATTGCTTAACAGTAACTGTAGAAGAGATTCTTGTTGTTACAGCAAATGTTTCGTCATCTATTATTAAAGAAGAAACCAGGCTTTGTGGTTTTGGTGGCTGGTTTGATGTACATTTTCGAGTGAGTGTAATCCTGTTACTGTTTGTTTAGTATCGCAAGTTTCGGGAATGTGCACACAACCTTGAATGATAATGCTAACAGTCTGTAATTTAGGGAAGCAAAGAAAATTCAGCTGAACAGGAGATTGAGTTGACAACTGAACCTAGTGAAGAAAACGGTACTCACTGGGGACAGCAGGTTAGGGACTCTGTTAATTTCTGGCCTCGGTTTTCAAATTGCAGCATATATGTCACTTTTAAATGGAAACTTGTTTGAAACTATACTTTTACTTGTTATATATCATGAAAAAAGCATTGACAGTTTTCACAATCTATCATCTTGTAGCACATTTTTTCTGCATTGTATACCCTTTTATATTAAATTTCAAGGTTTTCTGATGTGCTGTTATACTTTTAAATCCTTTTGGAACGTTTTGAAACCTTCAACGATGCTTCTAAATAGGTCAATAAAGATGTAACCTCAAGTAAGTTAGTCATTTGGCCGTTTTGCTTTATATTACAGCCCCCTAATATAAAAATGTTCTTTTACATTTTTTATTTCAATCATTAAATTGCTCAATAAACCGTCGTATACCATCTGCATGATTGTTGTCAGACTGTTCTGGATCTGTTCATATAGTTCATCTGCTGTTGTAAAGTATT
It contains:
- the LOC141720586 gene encoding protein arginine N-methyltransferase PRMT10, whose protein sequence is MNTSTPNGVVGNRNGGRPVVDKEVDFANYFCTYAFLYHQKEMLSDRVRMDAYYNSIFKNKPHFLNKVVLDVGTGSGILAIWSAQAGAKKVYAVEATKMADHARELVRANNLEGIVEVIEGSIEDVVLPEKVDVIISEWMGYFLLRESMFDSVICARDRWLKPTGVMYPSHARMWLAPIRSGLGDHKMSDYEGSMDDWQYFVKNTKNHYGVDMSVLTKPFSEEQKKYYLQTSLWNNLHPNQVIGTPAVIKEIDCLTVTVEEILVVTANVSSSIIKEETRLCGFGGWFDVHFRGSKENSAEQEIELTTEPSEENGTHWGQQVFLIHPPTHVCSGDDLNINFAMSRSKENHRLMEVDLGCEVKQSSAKLLQSFKHKFFIE